One Megachile rotundata isolate GNS110a chromosome 5, iyMegRotu1, whole genome shotgun sequence genomic region harbors:
- the Dscam2 gene encoding Down syndrome cell adhesion molecule 2 isoform X3 encodes MLASCLIFIGAVAAVTSAGGHGFDAHLRGPSFVIEPPSRVEFSNSSGAWLDCTATGSPPPNIDWSTADGHPVNDVSGVRRVLRNGTLVLLPFPAAAFRQDVHSAAYRCVASNSVGRVLSRDVQVRAVVAQAYKVDVEVIGGASRGCTAVLRCVVPSFVKDLVRVVSWLQEPSFYIYPSLQGDGKFHLLPTGELLVHSLEFSDQIHGYRCRTMHRLTRQVVVSSMANVRIADHRGVMPPVILENSGVVHVAQDESTSLVCVAQACPTPEYRWYAQTGSEPMLVLSGPRTRLLGTVLALEAVTLEDSGIYRCSAANPGGEASAEIRLIVTAPLHVEVTPPLLSVHLGGNAEFRCEVSTHPQAGPHFVTWYKDGRQLPGTGRQSELLRLNGIGREDRGMYQCIVRRAEGDTAQASAELQLGDAPPMLLYSFIEQTLQPGPAVSLKCSAAGNPTPQVSWALDGFPLPTNGRFVIGQYVTVHGDVISHVNISHVMVEDGGEYSCTAENRAGKVTHAARLNVYGLPYIRLIPKVTAVAGETLRLKCPVAGYPIEEIKWERANRELPDDLRQKVLPDGTLVINSVQKKGDAGVYTCSARNKQGHSARRSGDVAVIVPPKISPFTADRDLHLGERTTLTCSVTRGDLPLSISWLKDGRSMGPSERVTVTNMDQYNSILMIESLSPDHNGNYSCVARNLAAEVSHTQRLVVHVPPRWIVEPTDVSVERNKHVALHCQAQGVPTPTIVWKKATGSKSGEYEELRERAYTKILSNGTLLLQHVKEDREGFYLCQASNGIGSGIGKVVQLKVNSSPYFAAPSRLVTVKKGDTATLHCEVHGDTPVTVTWLKGGKIELNPSTNYRVTVKREVTPDGVIAQLQISSAEASDSGAYFCQASNLYGRDQQLVQLLVQEPPQPPNSLETAMVASRSINVKWQHKSQDTSEVTKYILQYKEGDAFSVETGGMWQQQEFTGPPLPYAALIDELKPATRYTIRVIAEGPAGRSVPSAELIVRTEPQRPAGPPINLAARALSSSEILITWSPPLPELRHGDIQGFNVGYRETSSANPSYNFSSVSGDGEEGGAELRLTGLRPYTKYTLVVQAYNQVGSGPLSEPLLTQTLEDVPSMPPEDVRCAALTSQSLQVSWQPPPNTHSNGIIQGYKLHYEPILADIWRSVDEMEVRKTSALTTVLTGLRKYTNYTIQVLAFTRVGDGVPTTVTYCQTEEDVPGSPADIKVVVSSPQALFISWLPPLEPNGIITKYNLYTRVVDGREELNHGKRTLPATNTYFEATDLQQHVEYQFWVTGSTRVGEGQSSRVAAQVPTNRVPARITSFGGHVVRPWRGSATLACNAVGDPTREWYKGAAEQIRTDTTRNIQILPSGELVLSNLQSQDGGNYTCQVENAQGSDKLHYTLTVQVPPNAPVLYVTSSTSSSILLHWKPGHSGGAPLTGYTLHYRTTHGNLDELQLSRHATSHELKGLLCGNTYQLYLTSHNKIGSSPSSPVLSVRTQGQAPGIPPAAAFLSPNSTTLVLRLHVWPDNGCPILYFVIQYRPINEFHWTLVSNSVKMQRRFVVTNLQPSSVYQLKVEAHNVAGSNQAEFTFVTLTKEGEPPPPELSKRGITSAVPFYADVKVMLPLIAATIALLVAVVIVALRWRSRYLGERMQRPMKETQENQQNAETQRERYYATIHKVALQQAANTGAGPDKIPGEPLLRYGRQPETAEDISPYATFQLSEGGGGSLAGLGGLGGLGSAAEASAAGLHPNNTLLHSFMYHEHAMTEGCASPPPAATSMKSVSSRRRQQRKQQTPGDVESDESESDPDQLTSSRTESSNQLDAGKLKHIRAVSDFIYHGTSSTSSDISPMSEQKSLPRRGRSRWHVPSRSSLRTLLPPISVAETTFVGGNQGNVVPGNGDRTDRPELSEAECDIDSLKKLKLGLRSSLWSRPSTQNNPSSDYSIAV; translated from the exons ATGGAAAATTTCACCTTCTGCCTACGGGCGAGTTGCTGGTGCACAGTCTGGAGTTCAGCGATCAGATACACGGCTACAGATGTCGAACGATGCATCGTCTCACCAGACAGGTGGTCGTCAGTTCCATGGCGAACGTCAGGATAGCAG ATCACAGAGGGGTGATGCCTCCGGTGATTCTTGAAAACTCCGGGGTCGTTCACGTCGCGCAAGATGAATCAACGTCGTTAGTCTGCGTGGCACAGGCCTGTCCTACTCCCGAATATCG ATGGTACGCACAAACAGGTTCAGAGCCGATGTTAGTGCTTTCCGGACCAAGAACAAGATTACTAGGAACCGTGCTAGCCCTGGAAGCAGTAACACTAGAAGACAGCGGAATTTATCGTTGTTCTGCAGCGAATCCCGGTGGCGAAGCCAGTGCTGAAATTCG GCTGATCGTGACAGCACCGTTGCACGTCGAAGTAACGCCGCCATTGCTGAGCGTCCATTTAGGAGGTAATGCAGAATTTAGATGCGAGGTCAGCACACATCCACAAGCTGGACCACACTTTGTTACCTGGTACAAGGATGGACGCCAGCTGCCGGGCACTGgcagacaatcagaattattGAGGTTAAACGGCATCGGTAGAGAAGATCGTggaatgtatcaatgtatcgtCAGACGGGCGGAAGGAGACACTGCTCAAGCCTCTGCGGAACTTCAGCTGGGTG ACGCGCCACCGATGCTGCTGTACTCGTTCATCGAGCAAACCTTGCAACCAGGTCCTGCGGTATCCTTGAAGTGCTCCGCTGCTGGGAATCCTACACCGCAAGTCTCCTGGGCGTTGGACGGATTTCCTCTGCCAACTAACGGCAG GTTCGTAATTGGTCAGTACGTGACGGTCCACGGCGATGTCATATCCCACGTGAATATTAGCCATGTGATGGTGGAGGATGGAGGAGAATATTCCTGTACCGCTGAAAATCGAGCTGGGAAAGTCACTCACGCTGCTCGTCTCAACGTTtatg GTCTTCCATACATTCGACTGATTCCAAAGGTAACCGCCGTCGCGGGAGAGACCCTCCGTCTAAAATGTCCAGTCGCAGGATACCCTATCGAGGAGATAAAGTGGGAGCGGGCGAATCGCGAGCTACCGGATGACCTTCGTCAGAAAGTGCTTCCGGACGGCACCCTGGTGATCAACAGCGTGCAGAAGAAGGGCGACGCAGGGGTTTACACGTGTTCGGCGAGGAACAAGCAAGGACACAGCGCGAGGAGATCAGGAGACGTCGCAGTGATCG TTCCTCCCAAAATTAGCCCATTCACGGCAGATCGTGATCTCCATCTCGGCGAACGAACCACGTTGACCTGCTCGGTCACAAGGGGCGATCTGCCATTGTCGATCTCCTGGCTCAAGGACGGACGATCGATGGGACCGTCGGAACGCGTCACTGTCACCAATATGGATCAGTACAATAGCATACTGATGATTGAAAGTTTATCTCCAGATCACAACGGCAACTACTCGTGCGTGGCCCGTAATCTGGCCGCAGAGGTATCGCACACGCAGCGGCTTGTGGTTCATG TGCCGCCAAGATGGATCGTTGAGCCGACGGATGTGAGCGTCGAAAGAAACAAACATGTCGCCTTGCACTGTCAGGCTCAAGGCGTGCCTACTCCCACGATTGTTTGGAAAAAAGCCACTG GAAGTAAATCCGGTGAATACGAGGAGTTGCGAGAAAGGGCGTACACCAAAATCCTCAGTAACGGTACGTTATTGTTGCAACACGTGAAAGAAGACAGAGAAGGCTTCTATCTCTGTCAAGCAAGTAACGGCATTGGAAGCGGCATCGGCAAAGTTGTACAGTTAAAAGTAAACT CATCTCCATATTTCGCGGCACCCTCGAGACTGGTCACCGTAAAAAAAGGTGACACTGCGACGCTGCATTGCGAGGTACACGGCGACACTCCCGTTACCGTCACTTGGCTGAAAGGCGGGAAAATCGAGTTAAATCCGTCGACGAACTATCG GGTGACAGTAAAACGAGAAGTAACACCGGACGGTGTCATAGCACAGTTACAAATATCATCGGCGGAGGCGTCGGACAGCGGAGCGTATTTTTGTCAGGCGAGTAATCTGTACGGTCGAGATCAACAGCTGGTGCAACTCCTCGTACAAG AACCACCTCAGCCACCGAATTCCCTGGAAACTGCCATGGTTGCCAGTCGAAGCATCAACGTTAAGTGGCAACACAAATCCCAAGACACCAGCGAGGTTACCAAATACATTCTTCAGTACAAAGAAGGCGatg CTTTTTCTGTCGAAACAGGCGGTATGTGGCAGCAACAAGAATTTACTGGTCCACCATTACCATATGCTGCCCTGATAGACGAACTGAAACCAGCGACCAGATACACGATCCGCGTGATCGCGGAAGGACCAGCTGGCCGATCGGTACCATCGGCCGAACTGATTGTCCGAACCGAACCACAAAGACCTGCTGGACCTCCGATTAATCTTGCAGCCAGGGCTCTGTCCTCCTCTGAAATTTTAATCACTTGGTCGCCACCGTTGCCTGAACTCCGACACGGTGACATCCAGGGATTCAACGTCGGCTATAGAGAAACGAG TTCCGCAAATCCCTCGTACAACTTTAGCTCCGTGTCCGGGGACGGAGAAGAAGGGGGCGCAGAACTTCGACTAACAGGTCTTCGACCCTACACAAAGTACACTTTGGTGGTTCAGGCGTATAATCAAGTTGGATCTGGACCACTTTCAGAGCCTTTGCTTACACAGACGCTCGAAGACG TTCCCAGCATGCCACCGGAGGACGTCAGATGCGCTGCATTGACATCGCAGTCTCTTCAGGTGTCTTGGCAACCGCCTCCTAATACGCACAGTAACGGCATCATTCAGGGATATAAATTGCATTATGAACCTATCTTGGCTGACATTTGGCGTAGTGTTGATGAAATGGAA GTACGAAAGACTAGTGCGTTGACTACTGTGCTGACGGGGCTGAGGAAGTATACGAATTATACTATTCAAGTGTTAGCGTTCACAAGGGTTGGTGATGGGGTGCCTACTACTGTCACTTACTGTCAGACTGAAGAGGATG TGCCAGGAAGTCCAGCAGACATCAAAGTGGTGGTCAGTTCGCCACAAGCCCTCTTCATCTCCTGGCTCCCACCCCTCGAACCGAACGGAATAATTACGAAATACAACCTCTACACAAG GGTCGTAGATGGGCGGGAGGAGCTCAATCACGGTAAAAGAACACTGCCAGCCACGAACACGTATTTCGAGGCCACCGATTTGCAACAACACGTAGAATATCAGTTTTGGGTGACCGGTAGCACCCGAGTAGGTGAAGGTCAGAGTTCCAGGGTGGCTGCACAGGTGCCCACCAATCGGGTACCCGCGAGAATCACCTCGTTCGGAGGTCACGTAGTGAGACCTTGGAGAGGATCTGCTACTTTAGCTTGCAACGCGGTTGGTGACCCTACCAGGGAGTGGTACAAAGGTGCAGCCGAACAAATTCGCACGGACACCACCAGAAATATACAGATCTTACCGTCGGGAGAACTTGTGTTATCTAATTTGCAATCGCAAGATGGCGGTAACTACACTTGTCAGGTGGAGAACGCGCAAGGGAGCGACAAGCTGCATTACACTTTAACCGTGCAGG TACCACCAAATGCGCCTGTTCTTTACGTAACGAGTTCCACGTCCAGCAGTATTTTACTGCACTGGAAACCTGGACATTCTGGAGGTGCTCCGCTCACTGGGTACACGCTGCATTATAGAACCACCCATGGCAATCTGGACGAACTACAGTTGTCTCGTCACGCAACGAGCCACGAGTTAAAG GGTTTACTATGTGGAAACACGTATCAGTTATACCTGACGTCTCACAACAAAATCGGGAGCAGTCCATCATCTCCCGTCCTTTCGGTCCGAACTCAAGGTCAGGCTCCAGGAATACCTCCCGCAGCCGCTTTCCTCAGTCCAAACTCCACCACGCTTGTCCTCCGTCTCCACGTATGGCCCGACAACGGTTGTCCCATCCTCTACTTCGTCATCCAATACAGACCCATCAACGAGTTCCACTGGACGCTGGTATCAAACAGCGTCAAAATGCAGCGACGGTTCGTCGTGACGAACTTGCAACCCAGCTCCGTTTATCAGCTGAAGGTCGAGGCTCATAACGTGGCTGGTAGCAACCAGGCGGAGTTCACGTTCGTAACGTTGACGAAGGAAGGCG AACCGCCGCCCCCAGAACTGTCGAAACGCGGGATCACGTCGGCCGTGCCGTTTTACGCGGACGTGAAGGTGATGCTGCCTCTGATCGCGGCCACCATTGCTTTACTCGTCGCTGTGGTGATCGTGGCTCTTCGTTGGCGAAGCA GATATTTAGGAGAGAGAATGCAACGTCCCATGAAAGAGACTCAGGAGAATCAACAGAATGCAGAAACCCAAAGGGAACGTTACTACGCGACGATACACAAGGTGGCGTTGCAACAGGCAGCGAATACGGGCGCAGGGCCCGACAAGATTCCAGGTGAACCTTTGTTACGATACGGACGACAGCCAG AGACAGCGGAGGACATCTCGCCGTACGCTACGTTCCAGCTTTCGGAGGGTGGCGGGGGAAGCCTGGCAGGGTTGGGAGGGCTGGGAGGACTGGGAAGCGCGGCGGAAGCTTCAGCGGCCGGTCTCCACCCGAACAATACGCTTCTACACAGTTTTATGTATCACGAGCACGCGATGACCGAAGGCTGCGCAAGCCCTCCACCTGCCGCGACG AGCATGAAGAGCGTCTCTTCGAGGAGACGGCAGCAGAGAAAGCAACAAACTCCGGGCGACGTCGAGAGCGACGAGAGCGAGTCTGACCCGGATCAACTGACGAGCTCTCGCACGGAGTCTTCCAACCAGCTGGACGCTGGCAAACTCAAACACA TTCGAGCCGTTTCAGACTTCATTTACCACGGTACGTCGAGCACTTCTTCAGACATCTCACCCATGTCAGAGCAGAAGTCTCTTCCTCGAAGAGGACGATCTAG ATGGCATGTTCCCAGCAGGAGCTCCCTACGTACGCTGCTGCCACCGATCTCGGTCGCGGAGACGACGTTCGTAGGAGGTAATCAGGGGAACGTAGTTCCGGGGAACGGCGACCGTACCGACCGGCCGGAGCTCAGCGAGGCAGAGTGCGACATCGACTCCTTGAAGAAGCTGAAACTAGGCCTGAGGAGCTCGCTATGGTCAAGGCCGAGCACCCAAAATAATCCTTCCTCCGACTATTCCATCGCCGTTTAA
- the Dscam2 gene encoding Down syndrome cell adhesion molecule 2 isoform X12 has protein sequence MLASCLIFIGAVAAVTSAGGHGFDAHLRGPSFVIEPPSRVEFSNSSGAWLDCTATGSPPPNIDWSTADGHPVNDVSGVRRVLRNGTLVLLPFPAAAFRQDVHSAAYRCVASNSVGRVLSRDVQVRAVVAQAYKVDVEVIGGASRGCTAVLRCVVPSFVKDLVRVVSWLQEPSFYIYPSLQGDGKFHLLPTGELLVHSLEFSDQIHGYRCRTMHRLTRQVVVSSMANVRIADHRGVMPPVILENSGVVHVAQDESTSLVCVAQACPTPEYRWYAQTGSEPMLVLSGPRTRLLGTVLALEAVTLEDSGIYRCSAANPGGEASAEIRLIVTAPLHVEVTPPLLSVHLGGNAEFRCEVSTHPQAGPHFVTWYKDGRQLPGTGRQSELLRLNGIGREDRGMYQCIVRRAEGDTAQASAELQLGDAPPMLLYSFIEQTLQPGPAVSLKCSAAGNPTPQVSWALDGFPLPTNGRFVIGQYVTVHGDVISHVNISHVMVEDGGEYSCTAENRAGKVTHAARLNVYGLPYIRLIPKVTAVAGETLRLKCPVAGYPIEEIKWERANRELPDDLRQKVLPDGTLVINSVQKKGDAGVYTCSARNKQGHSARRSGDVAVIVPPKISPFTADRDLHLGERTTLTCSVTRGDLPLSISWLKDGRSMGPSERVTVTNMDQYNSILMIESLSPDHNGNYSCVARNLAAEVSHTQRLVVHVPPRWIVEPTDVSVERNKHVALHCQAQGVPTPTIVWKKATGSKSGEYEELRERAYTKILSNGTLLLQHVKEDREGFYLCQASNGIGSGIGKVVQLKVNSSPYFAAPSRLVTVKKGDTATLHCEVHGDTPVTVTWLKGGKIELNPSTNYRVTVKREVTPDGVIAQLQISSAEASDSGAYFCQASNLYGRDQQLVQLLVQEPPQPPNSLETAMVASRSINVKWQHKSQDTSEVTKYILQYKEGDAFSVETGGMWQQQEFTGPPLPYAALIDELKPATRYTIRVIAEGPAGRSVPSAELIVRTEPQRPAGPPINLAARALSSSEILITWSPPLPELRHGDIQGFNVGYRETSSANPSYNFSSVSGDGEEGGAELRLTGLRPYTKYTLVVQAYNQVGSGPLSEPLLTQTLEDVPSMPPEDVRCAALTSQSLQVSWQPPPNTHSNGIIQGYKLHYEPILADIWRSVDEMEVRKTSALTTVLTGLRKYTNYTIQVLAFTRVGDGVPTTVTYCQTEEDVPGSPADIKVVVSSPQALFISWLPPLEPNGIITKYNLYTRVVDGREELNHGKRTLPATNTYFEATDLQQHVEYQFWVTGSTRVGEGQSSRVAAQVPTNRVPARITSFGGHVVRPWRGSATLACNAVGDPTREWYKGAAEQIRTDTTRNIQILPSGELVLSNLQSQDGGNYTCQVENAQGSDKLHYTLTVQVPPNAPVLYVTSSTSSSILLHWKPGHSGGAPLTGYTLHYRTTHGNLDELQLSRHATSHELKGLLCGNTYQLYLTSHNKIGSSPSSPVLSVRTQGQAPGIPPAAAFLSPNSTTLVLRLHVWPDNGCPILYFVIQYRPINEFHWTLVSNSVKMQRRFVVTNLQPSSVYQLKVEAHNVAGSNQAEFTFVTLTKEGEPPPPELSKRGITSAVPFYADVKVMLPLIAATIALLVAVVIVALRWRSRYLGERMQRPMKETQENQQNAETQRERYYATIHKVALQQAANTGAGPDKIPETAEDISPYATFQLSEGGGGSLAGLGGLGGLGSAAEASAAGLHPNNTLLHSFMYHEHAMTEGCASPPPAATSMKSVSSRRRQQRKQQTPGDVESDESESDPDQLTSSRTESSNQLDAGKLKHIRAVSDFIYHGTSSTSSDISPMSEQKSLPRRGRSRWHVPSRSSLRTLLPPISVAETTFVGGNQGNVVPGNGDRTDRPELSEAECDIDSLKKLKLGLRSSLWSRPSTQNNPSSDYSIAV, from the exons ATGGAAAATTTCACCTTCTGCCTACGGGCGAGTTGCTGGTGCACAGTCTGGAGTTCAGCGATCAGATACACGGCTACAGATGTCGAACGATGCATCGTCTCACCAGACAGGTGGTCGTCAGTTCCATGGCGAACGTCAGGATAGCAG ATCACAGAGGGGTGATGCCTCCGGTGATTCTTGAAAACTCCGGGGTCGTTCACGTCGCGCAAGATGAATCAACGTCGTTAGTCTGCGTGGCACAGGCCTGTCCTACTCCCGAATATCG ATGGTACGCACAAACAGGTTCAGAGCCGATGTTAGTGCTTTCCGGACCAAGAACAAGATTACTAGGAACCGTGCTAGCCCTGGAAGCAGTAACACTAGAAGACAGCGGAATTTATCGTTGTTCTGCAGCGAATCCCGGTGGCGAAGCCAGTGCTGAAATTCG GCTGATCGTGACAGCACCGTTGCACGTCGAAGTAACGCCGCCATTGCTGAGCGTCCATTTAGGAGGTAATGCAGAATTTAGATGCGAGGTCAGCACACATCCACAAGCTGGACCACACTTTGTTACCTGGTACAAGGATGGACGCCAGCTGCCGGGCACTGgcagacaatcagaattattGAGGTTAAACGGCATCGGTAGAGAAGATCGTggaatgtatcaatgtatcgtCAGACGGGCGGAAGGAGACACTGCTCAAGCCTCTGCGGAACTTCAGCTGGGTG ACGCGCCACCGATGCTGCTGTACTCGTTCATCGAGCAAACCTTGCAACCAGGTCCTGCGGTATCCTTGAAGTGCTCCGCTGCTGGGAATCCTACACCGCAAGTCTCCTGGGCGTTGGACGGATTTCCTCTGCCAACTAACGGCAG GTTCGTAATTGGTCAGTACGTGACGGTCCACGGCGATGTCATATCCCACGTGAATATTAGCCATGTGATGGTGGAGGATGGAGGAGAATATTCCTGTACCGCTGAAAATCGAGCTGGGAAAGTCACTCACGCTGCTCGTCTCAACGTTtatg GTCTTCCATACATTCGACTGATTCCAAAGGTAACCGCCGTCGCGGGAGAGACCCTCCGTCTAAAATGTCCAGTCGCAGGATACCCTATCGAGGAGATAAAGTGGGAGCGGGCGAATCGCGAGCTACCGGATGACCTTCGTCAGAAAGTGCTTCCGGACGGCACCCTGGTGATCAACAGCGTGCAGAAGAAGGGCGACGCAGGGGTTTACACGTGTTCGGCGAGGAACAAGCAAGGACACAGCGCGAGGAGATCAGGAGACGTCGCAGTGATCG TTCCTCCCAAAATTAGCCCATTCACGGCAGATCGTGATCTCCATCTCGGCGAACGAACCACGTTGACCTGCTCGGTCACAAGGGGCGATCTGCCATTGTCGATCTCCTGGCTCAAGGACGGACGATCGATGGGACCGTCGGAACGCGTCACTGTCACCAATATGGATCAGTACAATAGCATACTGATGATTGAAAGTTTATCTCCAGATCACAACGGCAACTACTCGTGCGTGGCCCGTAATCTGGCCGCAGAGGTATCGCACACGCAGCGGCTTGTGGTTCATG TGCCGCCAAGATGGATCGTTGAGCCGACGGATGTGAGCGTCGAAAGAAACAAACATGTCGCCTTGCACTGTCAGGCTCAAGGCGTGCCTACTCCCACGATTGTTTGGAAAAAAGCCACTG GAAGTAAATCCGGTGAATACGAGGAGTTGCGAGAAAGGGCGTACACCAAAATCCTCAGTAACGGTACGTTATTGTTGCAACACGTGAAAGAAGACAGAGAAGGCTTCTATCTCTGTCAAGCAAGTAACGGCATTGGAAGCGGCATCGGCAAAGTTGTACAGTTAAAAGTAAACT CATCTCCATATTTCGCGGCACCCTCGAGACTGGTCACCGTAAAAAAAGGTGACACTGCGACGCTGCATTGCGAGGTACACGGCGACACTCCCGTTACCGTCACTTGGCTGAAAGGCGGGAAAATCGAGTTAAATCCGTCGACGAACTATCG GGTGACAGTAAAACGAGAAGTAACACCGGACGGTGTCATAGCACAGTTACAAATATCATCGGCGGAGGCGTCGGACAGCGGAGCGTATTTTTGTCAGGCGAGTAATCTGTACGGTCGAGATCAACAGCTGGTGCAACTCCTCGTACAAG AACCACCTCAGCCACCGAATTCCCTGGAAACTGCCATGGTTGCCAGTCGAAGCATCAACGTTAAGTGGCAACACAAATCCCAAGACACCAGCGAGGTTACCAAATACATTCTTCAGTACAAAGAAGGCGatg CTTTTTCTGTCGAAACAGGCGGTATGTGGCAGCAACAAGAATTTACTGGTCCACCATTACCATATGCTGCCCTGATAGACGAACTGAAACCAGCGACCAGATACACGATCCGCGTGATCGCGGAAGGACCAGCTGGCCGATCGGTACCATCGGCCGAACTGATTGTCCGAACCGAACCACAAAGACCTGCTGGACCTCCGATTAATCTTGCAGCCAGGGCTCTGTCCTCCTCTGAAATTTTAATCACTTGGTCGCCACCGTTGCCTGAACTCCGACACGGTGACATCCAGGGATTCAACGTCGGCTATAGAGAAACGAG TTCCGCAAATCCCTCGTACAACTTTAGCTCCGTGTCCGGGGACGGAGAAGAAGGGGGCGCAGAACTTCGACTAACAGGTCTTCGACCCTACACAAAGTACACTTTGGTGGTTCAGGCGTATAATCAAGTTGGATCTGGACCACTTTCAGAGCCTTTGCTTACACAGACGCTCGAAGACG TTCCCAGCATGCCACCGGAGGACGTCAGATGCGCTGCATTGACATCGCAGTCTCTTCAGGTGTCTTGGCAACCGCCTCCTAATACGCACAGTAACGGCATCATTCAGGGATATAAATTGCATTATGAACCTATCTTGGCTGACATTTGGCGTAGTGTTGATGAAATGGAA GTACGAAAGACTAGTGCGTTGACTACTGTGCTGACGGGGCTGAGGAAGTATACGAATTATACTATTCAAGTGTTAGCGTTCACAAGGGTTGGTGATGGGGTGCCTACTACTGTCACTTACTGTCAGACTGAAGAGGATG TGCCAGGAAGTCCAGCAGACATCAAAGTGGTGGTCAGTTCGCCACAAGCCCTCTTCATCTCCTGGCTCCCACCCCTCGAACCGAACGGAATAATTACGAAATACAACCTCTACACAAG GGTCGTAGATGGGCGGGAGGAGCTCAATCACGGTAAAAGAACACTGCCAGCCACGAACACGTATTTCGAGGCCACCGATTTGCAACAACACGTAGAATATCAGTTTTGGGTGACCGGTAGCACCCGAGTAGGTGAAGGTCAGAGTTCCAGGGTGGCTGCACAGGTGCCCACCAATCGGGTACCCGCGAGAATCACCTCGTTCGGAGGTCACGTAGTGAGACCTTGGAGAGGATCTGCTACTTTAGCTTGCAACGCGGTTGGTGACCCTACCAGGGAGTGGTACAAAGGTGCAGCCGAACAAATTCGCACGGACACCACCAGAAATATACAGATCTTACCGTCGGGAGAACTTGTGTTATCTAATTTGCAATCGCAAGATGGCGGTAACTACACTTGTCAGGTGGAGAACGCGCAAGGGAGCGACAAGCTGCATTACACTTTAACCGTGCAGG TACCACCAAATGCGCCTGTTCTTTACGTAACGAGTTCCACGTCCAGCAGTATTTTACTGCACTGGAAACCTGGACATTCTGGAGGTGCTCCGCTCACTGGGTACACGCTGCATTATAGAACCACCCATGGCAATCTGGACGAACTACAGTTGTCTCGTCACGCAACGAGCCACGAGTTAAAG GGTTTACTATGTGGAAACACGTATCAGTTATACCTGACGTCTCACAACAAAATCGGGAGCAGTCCATCATCTCCCGTCCTTTCGGTCCGAACTCAAGGTCAGGCTCCAGGAATACCTCCCGCAGCCGCTTTCCTCAGTCCAAACTCCACCACGCTTGTCCTCCGTCTCCACGTATGGCCCGACAACGGTTGTCCCATCCTCTACTTCGTCATCCAATACAGACCCATCAACGAGTTCCACTGGACGCTGGTATCAAACAGCGTCAAAATGCAGCGACGGTTCGTCGTGACGAACTTGCAACCCAGCTCCGTTTATCAGCTGAAGGTCGAGGCTCATAACGTGGCTGGTAGCAACCAGGCGGAGTTCACGTTCGTAACGTTGACGAAGGAAGGCG AACCGCCGCCCCCAGAACTGTCGAAACGCGGGATCACGTCGGCCGTGCCGTTTTACGCGGACGTGAAGGTGATGCTGCCTCTGATCGCGGCCACCATTGCTTTACTCGTCGCTGTGGTGATCGTGGCTCTTCGTTGGCGAAGCA GATATTTAGGAGAGAGAATGCAACGTCCCATGAAAGAGACTCAGGAGAATCAACAGAATGCAGAAACCCAAAGGGAACGTTACTACGCGACGATACACAAGGTGGCGTTGCAACAGGCAGCGAATACGGGCGCAGGGCCCGACAAGATTCCAG AGACAGCGGAGGACATCTCGCCGTACGCTACGTTCCAGCTTTCGGAGGGTGGCGGGGGAAGCCTGGCAGGGTTGGGAGGGCTGGGAGGACTGGGAAGCGCGGCGGAAGCTTCAGCGGCCGGTCTCCACCCGAACAATACGCTTCTACACAGTTTTATGTATCACGAGCACGCGATGACCGAAGGCTGCGCAAGCCCTCCACCTGCCGCGACG AGCATGAAGAGCGTCTCTTCGAGGAGACGGCAGCAGAGAAAGCAACAAACTCCGGGCGACGTCGAGAGCGACGAGAGCGAGTCTGACCCGGATCAACTGACGAGCTCTCGCACGGAGTCTTCCAACCAGCTGGACGCTGGCAAACTCAAACACA TTCGAGCCGTTTCAGACTTCATTTACCACGGTACGTCGAGCACTTCTTCAGACATCTCACCCATGTCAGAGCAGAAGTCTCTTCCTCGAAGAGGACGATCTAG ATGGCATGTTCCCAGCAGGAGCTCCCTACGTACGCTGCTGCCACCGATCTCGGTCGCGGAGACGACGTTCGTAGGAGGTAATCAGGGGAACGTAGTTCCGGGGAACGGCGACCGTACCGACCGGCCGGAGCTCAGCGAGGCAGAGTGCGACATCGACTCCTTGAAGAAGCTGAAACTAGGCCTGAGGAGCTCGCTATGGTCAAGGCCGAGCACCCAAAATAATCCTTCCTCCGACTATTCCATCGCCGTTTAA